From a single Patescibacteria group bacterium genomic region:
- a CDS encoding AbrB/MazE/SpoVT family DNA-binding domain-containing protein yields the protein MVTITKITSKGQITLPAKWRRNFSTNQYIIEEKKDRLEIKPLILKELYKKNEYTVFDAIRDNKGKGIKAKDLIKVLKKTV from the coding sequence ATGGTTACTATAACTAAAATCACAAGCAAAGGACAAATTACTCTTCCAGCTAAATGGAGACGTAATTTTTCTACTAATCAATATATTATTGAAGAAAAAAAAGACAGGTTAGAGATAAAACCACTGATTCTTAAAGAATTGTATAAAAAAAACGAATACACTGTTTTTGATGCTATTCGTGATAATAAAGGAAAGGGAATCAAAGCAAAAGATTTGATCAAAGTTTTAAAAAAGACAGTTTAG